From the genome of Octopus sinensis unplaced genomic scaffold, ASM634580v1 Contig05029, whole genome shotgun sequence:
CCAACGATGGATGTAATTTGGCAGTAGGAACAAAGGATTCAAATCTGGTTATTTTTGGAATAAATGTTTGTCAGTGTGTTATTACGTAATAGAATAGTACCTTTCAGATGActcggaagattttaattgaatgtTCTTCTAATAATGATGCTCCGATATTTTCTTTGGCCTGGCACTGCACTGGGAACTATATACTGACCTCCATCGCTCCACCTGGAAACTACGTCATACTTGTGGATACCCGGGTTGATATTTTTGCTCTATTTCAGGACTCTACGTTTAGACGGATAACGTTAAATTCTTCGGTACAGTACATTTCGTGGGATACTATTAATCCGGAACAGTTTTTTGTTGGAGGGAATGGAGGATGTCTACATCTGGCTGTAAGATTATATTAGAATGATTATTTTGTAGAAAATAAGTGGAGAAATTGTGTTTACACATCAGGGATATAGAGCTGTGGGATTGCACTGTACGAAGACGGGGATGGCTCTTATTGCCGACTCTCATCGACGAGTCGTATCGTGTAATCTGATCAACATGAGTTTTGACACTCTCTTCCAGGAGGAGAGAAGCATTGTGGCCATGGAACTTGATTCGAAAGAAGAGTACATTGCCCTCACGCTTCATAATTCAgttcaaaatgaaatatattgaataactAGACTATTAATCTCTGGGATTATAGAGCACGTTCTAAAATACACACTTTCATTGGGACGACTAATTCTGAATATATTGTTAGGTCGTGTGTTGGGGGTTTTGGACAGTCTTTTTATGCTTCCGGAGCTGAGGGTAATATCTGATTTTTTAGGTTaagatggaaatgtatatatttggaattttggGAAAAGTAAAAAGATTTTTTCTTTGATTGGTCACACTAAAATGGTGAATTCTGTTCATTGGAATCCTGTAAATCCGAGAATGTTGGTTAGTTGTTCGGATGACGAGAAAGTGATAATTTGGGGACCTGAAAATCTTCCAAAACCAGaccgttttattttatattaatcttgGTAGTTTCTCGTTGAGCTTTCTCTATTCCTACGAATAATTCTATATATTACTATTAACGGCTTTTTCTATAAAActcaaattttcatttatttaatataaaataatgttttatgttGCCCATTGAATAGAGTTCAGGAAATTGAGTTAACTATAGAAGA
Proteins encoded in this window:
- the LOC118761021 gene encoding uncharacterized protein LOC118761021, which translates into the protein MTRKILIECSSNNDAPIFSLAWHCTGNYILTSIAPPGNYVILVDTRVDIFALFQDSTFRRITLNSSVQYISWDTINPEQFFVGGNGGCLHLAKISGEIVFTHQGYRAVGLHCTKTGMALIADSHRRVVSCNLINMSFDTLFQEERSIVAMELDSKEEYIALTLHNSVQNEIY